One window from the genome of [Mycobacterium] stephanolepidis encodes:
- a CDS encoding SAM-dependent methyltransferase, whose amino-acid sequence MPGDGHSSGFVRQSMQIGLTIAAMKALEARRAQPVLFDEHARTILDAVADPHTQALLDIGLHENPSTANELSTHLLANYVAAMCRYYDESLLASVTNGIRQVVLLAGGLDTRAYRLSWPPGTVVYEVDYAEVLTVKMKALDNAGAEPRTTQRMVLCGLGEQWQAELTLAGFDPDIPTAWLAECVVCNLPGGSHDTMFERIIEMSAPGSIIATDNDPLAPSGRTWGEAVDTVLPDALRGADYSALAHRDERTHPGDWLSGHGWLTRTYTTRELAERCGRPFGNELVPGFDDLADRRFLTATLPTDYLAHSTESPLSDGPAAQ is encoded by the coding sequence ATGCCAGGAGATGGGCATAGCAGCGGATTCGTCCGCCAGAGCATGCAGATCGGGCTGACGATCGCCGCGATGAAGGCGCTCGAGGCACGCCGCGCACAGCCGGTGCTGTTCGACGAGCACGCCCGGACGATCCTCGATGCCGTCGCTGATCCCCACACCCAAGCGCTCCTGGACATCGGCCTCCACGAGAACCCGTCGACGGCGAATGAGCTGAGCACCCATCTGCTCGCCAACTACGTGGCGGCGATGTGCCGGTACTACGACGAATCCCTGCTCGCGTCCGTCACCAACGGCATCCGCCAGGTGGTGCTGCTGGCCGGGGGCCTGGATACCCGCGCCTACCGCCTCTCCTGGCCCCCCGGCACCGTCGTCTACGAGGTCGACTATGCCGAGGTCCTCACCGTCAAGATGAAGGCACTCGATAACGCGGGGGCTGAGCCCCGTACGACGCAGCGGATGGTCCTGTGTGGACTGGGCGAGCAGTGGCAAGCGGAGCTGACCCTGGCCGGATTCGACCCGGACATCCCCACCGCGTGGCTCGCCGAGTGCGTCGTCTGCAACCTCCCCGGTGGCAGCCACGACACGATGTTCGAGCGGATCATCGAGATGTCGGCTCCCGGCAGCATCATCGCGACGGACAATGATCCGCTGGCCCCGTCCGGGCGGACATGGGGCGAGGCCGTGGACACCGTCTTGCCGGACGCGCTTCGCGGCGCCGACTACTCGGCGCTCGCACATCGTGACGAGCGCACCCATCCCGGGGACTGGCTCTCCGGTCACGGGTGGCTGACCCGGACGTACACGACACGTGAGCTCGCCGAGCGCTGTGGCCGACCGTTCGGGAACGAGCTGGTACCGGGTTTCGACGATCTCGCGGACCGTCGCTTCCTGACCGCGACGCTGCCGACCGATTACCTTGCGCATTCCACGGAATCGCCGCTGAGTGACGGGCCCGCGGCCCAGTGA